A portion of the Thermoflexus hugenholtzii JAD2 genome contains these proteins:
- a CDS encoding LCP family protein produces the protein MTIRWLGRALALIGFLMVLQSLAWMSRVPPMGASPSRLANGEEAVTAIPSPALPAAPPTPTPSPMPTATPTPVPPTPTPTPGLPARWALTPTPPPAPVGVPEGAPPPRPLLSFPPGRVNLLLLGSDRQPGERVGRTDTIILVSIDPEGPSARLLSIPRDLWVYIPGWQSHKINTAYPHGELSGYPGGGYGLLRDTLRYNLGIATHGYALVDFQGMRAIIDALGGVDVLVRCPLYDVFPDPDDPTITGTLNLPAPGYYHLDGKQALWYMRSRYSTGDADRARRQQQVLEGMLDRLKEGGWLSRAPALWSGLRQTVQTDLGLDEVLWLASLGLRMDRSRIARGSLHPVLASARITTTSENELFIYLPTEQTYAYLERFLLGPLPSQASPLTRVELINASGNALYAGMAVEILREAGFGVVRTAEVEPDGRPSRVLALHPESSAGAVQSLLRALHLPASRLESAPEPGAEVAYRIWLGTDFNPCGR, from the coding sequence ATGACCATCCGATGGCTGGGAAGAGCGCTGGCGCTCATCGGCTTCTTGATGGTGCTTCAGAGCCTGGCATGGATGTCCCGCGTCCCCCCGATGGGGGCGAGCCCTTCCCGTTTGGCGAACGGCGAGGAGGCCGTGACGGCGATCCCATCGCCCGCTTTGCCCGCGGCGCCGCCGACGCCAACCCCTTCTCCGATGCCGACCGCGACGCCTACGCCGGTGCCGCCCACTCCGACGCCCACGCCGGGGCTCCCCGCGCGCTGGGCGCTCACCCCCACACCCCCTCCCGCGCCCGTCGGGGTCCCGGAGGGCGCGCCCCCTCCCCGTCCGCTCCTCTCGTTCCCTCCGGGCCGCGTCAACCTTCTGTTGCTGGGGAGCGATCGACAGCCGGGGGAACGGGTCGGTCGCACGGATACCATCATCCTGGTTTCCATTGATCCGGAGGGTCCCTCCGCTCGCCTGCTCAGCATCCCCCGCGATCTGTGGGTGTATATCCCGGGCTGGCAGTCCCACAAGATCAACACGGCTTACCCCCACGGGGAGCTCTCCGGGTATCCCGGCGGCGGCTACGGTCTTCTCCGCGACACCCTGCGCTACAATCTGGGGATCGCAACCCACGGATACGCGCTGGTGGACTTCCAGGGGATGCGGGCGATCATCGACGCCCTGGGCGGGGTGGACGTCCTGGTCCGTTGCCCCCTTTACGACGTCTTCCCGGATCCCGATGATCCGACCATCACGGGGACGCTGAATTTGCCTGCTCCCGGCTATTATCATCTGGACGGCAAGCAGGCCCTGTGGTATATGCGATCCCGTTATTCCACCGGCGATGCGGATCGCGCCCGCCGCCAGCAGCAGGTGCTGGAAGGGATGCTGGATCGTCTGAAGGAGGGCGGATGGCTGTCCCGGGCACCCGCTCTCTGGTCCGGCCTGCGTCAGACCGTGCAGACGGATCTGGGGTTAGATGAGGTGCTCTGGCTGGCCTCCCTGGGGCTTCGCATGGACCGTTCGCGCATCGCGCGCGGCTCCCTGCATCCGGTGTTGGCTTCGGCGAGGATCACGACCACTTCGGAGAACGAGCTGTTCATTTATCTGCCCACAGAGCAAACATATGCTTACCTGGAGCGGTTCCTGCTCGGGCCGCTTCCATCCCAGGCCTCTCCGCTCACCCGGGTGGAGTTGATCAACGCCAGCGGGAACGCGCTTTACGCCGGGATGGCCGTAGAGATCCTGCGGGAGGCCGGGTTCGGCGTGGTCCGCACGGCGGAGGTGGAACCGGACGGGCGGCCGAGCCGGGTGCTGGCGCTCCATCCGGAGAGCTCGGCCGGGGCGGTCCAATCCCTCCTGCGCGCGCTTCATCTGCCGGCGTCCCGGCTGGAGTCCGCCCCCGAGCCCGGGGCGGAGGTTGCCTATCGCATCTGGCTGGGCACGGATTTCAACCCATGTGGGCGCTGA
- a CDS encoding metallophosphoesterase codes for MRIGILSDTHDHIENTRRALEILRREGVERLFHCGDVTSPEVVALFEGWDVLFVRGNLDRLEALEPAVVALGRQPFLGDELTTTLAGRRIALLHGDDTARLQQRIASGEFDYVFHGHTHRRRDERVGRTRVINPGALGGVRHESRSFCILDLQTDELRFIEVEE; via the coding sequence ATGCGCATCGGGATCCTGAGCGACACCCACGATCATATCGAGAACACGCGTCGGGCTTTGGAGATCCTCCGCCGGGAGGGGGTGGAGCGCCTCTTCCACTGCGGGGACGTGACCTCGCCGGAGGTGGTGGCCCTTTTCGAGGGCTGGGATGTGCTCTTCGTCCGCGGCAATCTGGACCGCCTGGAGGCGCTGGAACCGGCGGTGGTGGCCCTGGGGCGTCAACCCTTCCTGGGGGATGAGTTGACCACCACTCTGGCAGGCCGGCGCATCGCCCTCCTCCACGGCGACGACACGGCCCGCCTCCAGCAGCGCATCGCCTCCGGGGAGTTCGACTACGTGTTCCACGGCCACACCCATCGGCGTCGGGACGAGCGGGTGGGGCGGACCCGCGTGATCAACCCGGGGGCCCTGGGCGGCGTCCGCCACGAGAGTCGCTCGTTCTGCATCCTGGACCTGCAGACCGACGAACTCCGTTTCATCGAGGTTGAGGAATGA
- the smc gene encoding chromosome segregation protein SMC — protein MRLKAIELHGFKSFATPTRLEFPGRVTVIVGPNGSGKSNIAEAIRWALGEQSLSTLRVRRGEDLIFAGSDQRPRAGMAEVTLIFDNAEGDLPVDFAEVALTRRVYRDGEGEYLLNGNRVRLRDIQDLLGATPLARRTYTVIGQGLVDEVLRMRPEERRALFEEAAGIALYRMKREEALRRLEATQQNLTRVRDLLAEMTPRLNSLRRQAERARQYEETLSRLKALWRRWAARRMAALRRSLEEAQAAVAEAEAARLRHQEQQAASEAEAARLREEIRRRRAALQEEEVAWGKLQEALADLRQRQQALEEALRAVRERREALQERQAALEARQHALEEAREALLRRAQALQAQRQEWEARHEPQRARGEALRRQLEAIQEAERQREAEADRLARRRLSLEAFLRELEEQAREEASRRQEREARQAALQEERERLRREAQALQEAREILDRQVAQAHRSLEEAEAEVARAREALARAEADQAYLESYAEALARRREAREGWSEDLRAILSAGLPGVLGVLADFLEVDPGWEVAVAAILGPLLQALIVREARVLEALRAQVRHGLPVILLDALRFERPRPARHRFLLSGSPPVPAGLLPAARVVRAPEPRLQAWLEHRLQGIWLTKTWEEARALRSRLPRSAHILTPEGERMSGEGIVWIGRHTAPESAGWIEESQWRALRGQLEEARRARRHAEEALEQAMGRWHRAREALAALEEERRALEARWEALQRAFREVEGQLEAEARALQAMAREAAAWEARRAELAAEQADLTRREQALTEERQALAEARASLERELAALGLEGMEQELARLRAEERLLEEERRQVEEQIARLIAERQALEVERMTLEDPEGAPSWQALEAEQAQLQEALRDLEAQRQAREARRAEEMTLLLSLESAFEAVWEQVETLRRIGQEQEEAVHAARLERVRREGELRAFQQALQEEWRHLEGAAGSEEVGELNLEALEEIQTEEPLEALEAEVEALRRALRRLGPVNPEAAAEYAALQERHAFLTAQVADLEAASASLRQTVEALDQQMQQAFMETFRAVGRAFRETFTALFGGGNARLALTPAERWDEAGVEIYVRVPGKRTQSLMMLSGGEKALTATALIFALLSVRPSPFVILDEADAALDEANIGRFREMIRRLSERTQFILITHNRGTVEVADVLYGVTMRPDGTSQVLSLRLEEAERVMATPAKP, from the coding sequence ATGCGTCTGAAGGCGATCGAGCTGCACGGGTTCAAGAGCTTCGCCACGCCCACCCGCCTGGAGTTCCCGGGACGGGTGACGGTCATCGTGGGTCCCAACGGCAGCGGCAAGAGCAACATCGCGGAGGCCATCCGCTGGGCCCTGGGCGAGCAGAGCCTCTCCACCCTCCGGGTCCGCCGGGGGGAGGATCTGATCTTCGCTGGCAGCGACCAGCGGCCCCGCGCCGGCATGGCGGAGGTGACGCTGATCTTCGACAACGCGGAGGGCGATCTGCCGGTGGACTTCGCCGAGGTCGCCCTAACCCGGCGGGTCTACCGCGATGGGGAAGGGGAGTATCTCCTCAACGGCAACCGGGTCCGTCTGCGGGACATCCAGGACCTGCTGGGCGCCACGCCCCTGGCCCGGCGGACGTATACCGTCATCGGTCAGGGGTTGGTGGATGAGGTGCTCCGGATGCGGCCGGAGGAGCGTCGAGCGCTGTTCGAGGAGGCCGCCGGCATCGCCCTCTACCGGATGAAACGGGAGGAGGCCCTTCGGCGCCTGGAGGCCACCCAGCAGAACCTGACCCGGGTTCGGGATCTGCTCGCGGAGATGACGCCGCGGCTGAACAGCCTTCGCCGTCAGGCGGAGCGGGCGCGCCAGTATGAGGAGACGCTCTCCCGTCTGAAGGCGCTCTGGCGCCGATGGGCCGCGCGCCGGATGGCCGCGCTGCGTCGGAGCCTGGAGGAGGCGCAGGCGGCCGTCGCCGAGGCCGAGGCCGCCCGGCTCCGTCACCAGGAACAGCAGGCGGCCTCCGAGGCGGAGGCGGCGCGGCTTCGAGAGGAGATCCGGCGTCGGCGGGCCGCCCTACAGGAGGAAGAGGTCGCCTGGGGGAAGCTTCAGGAGGCCCTCGCTGACCTGCGCCAGCGGCAGCAGGCCCTCGAGGAGGCGCTCCGGGCCGTCCGGGAGCGCCGGGAGGCGTTGCAGGAACGTCAGGCGGCCCTGGAGGCCCGGCAACACGCGCTGGAGGAGGCCCGGGAGGCGCTGTTGCGCCGCGCCCAGGCGCTGCAGGCGCAACGTCAGGAGTGGGAAGCGCGCCATGAGCCGCAGCGCGCCCGAGGCGAGGCCCTCCGTCGTCAGCTGGAGGCGATTCAGGAGGCGGAGCGGCAGCGCGAGGCGGAGGCCGACCGCCTCGCCCGTCGGCGCCTCTCCCTGGAGGCGTTCTTACGCGAACTGGAAGAGCAGGCACGCGAGGAGGCCAGCCGTCGGCAGGAACGGGAAGCCCGACAGGCCGCGTTGCAGGAGGAGCGGGAGCGGCTCCGTCGGGAGGCCCAGGCCTTACAGGAGGCCCGCGAGATCCTGGACCGTCAGGTCGCCCAGGCCCATCGGTCCCTGGAGGAGGCGGAAGCGGAGGTCGCCCGCGCCCGGGAGGCCCTCGCCCGAGCGGAGGCCGACCAGGCTTACTTGGAATCTTATGCGGAAGCCCTGGCCCGACGCCGGGAGGCTCGGGAGGGATGGTCGGAGGACCTGCGGGCGATCCTCTCCGCCGGCCTCCCCGGGGTCCTCGGGGTCTTGGCGGATTTCCTGGAGGTTGATCCCGGCTGGGAGGTCGCCGTGGCGGCCATTCTGGGGCCGCTGCTCCAGGCGCTGATCGTGCGCGAGGCCCGCGTCCTGGAGGCGCTGCGCGCCCAGGTTCGCCACGGCCTTCCAGTGATCCTTCTGGACGCCCTGCGCTTCGAGCGGCCCCGCCCGGCCCGACATCGGTTCCTGCTTTCCGGAAGCCCGCCCGTGCCCGCCGGCCTGCTTCCGGCCGCCCGCGTCGTGCGTGCCCCTGAGCCCCGTCTGCAGGCCTGGCTTGAGCATCGTCTGCAAGGGATCTGGCTGACGAAGACATGGGAGGAGGCCCGGGCCCTGCGGTCGCGTCTGCCCCGATCCGCCCACATCCTCACCCCAGAGGGCGAGCGCATGAGCGGGGAAGGGATCGTGTGGATCGGCCGGCACACGGCGCCGGAGTCGGCAGGGTGGATCGAAGAATCGCAATGGCGCGCGCTGCGGGGGCAGCTGGAGGAAGCCCGGCGGGCCCGACGGCACGCGGAGGAGGCGCTGGAACAGGCGATGGGCCGATGGCATCGCGCCCGGGAGGCCCTGGCAGCCCTCGAGGAGGAGCGCCGCGCCCTCGAAGCCCGATGGGAGGCCCTTCAGCGCGCCTTCCGGGAGGTCGAGGGACAGCTGGAGGCGGAGGCGCGAGCCCTCCAGGCCATGGCCCGGGAAGCGGCGGCCTGGGAGGCCCGGCGGGCTGAGCTGGCAGCCGAACAGGCGGACCTGACCCGACGGGAACAGGCCCTCACCGAGGAGCGACAGGCGCTGGCGGAAGCCCGAGCCTCCCTGGAGAGGGAGCTGGCAGCCCTGGGCCTAGAGGGGATGGAGCAGGAACTGGCCCGCCTGCGAGCGGAGGAACGGTTGCTGGAGGAGGAGCGCCGTCAGGTGGAAGAGCAGATCGCCCGCCTGATCGCGGAGCGACAGGCTCTCGAAGTCGAGCGGATGACCCTGGAGGATCCGGAGGGCGCGCCCTCATGGCAGGCCCTGGAGGCCGAGCAAGCCCAGCTTCAGGAAGCCCTCCGGGATCTGGAGGCACAGCGTCAAGCACGGGAAGCCCGGCGGGCTGAAGAGATGACGCTCCTTCTATCCCTGGAATCGGCCTTCGAGGCCGTATGGGAGCAGGTGGAAACCCTCCGCCGCATTGGGCAGGAGCAGGAGGAAGCGGTGCACGCCGCGCGGCTGGAGCGGGTGCGCCGGGAGGGGGAGTTGCGGGCCTTTCAGCAGGCGTTGCAGGAGGAGTGGCGCCACCTGGAGGGAGCCGCCGGGTCGGAGGAGGTCGGGGAGCTGAACTTGGAAGCGCTGGAGGAGATCCAGACGGAGGAGCCGCTGGAGGCCCTGGAGGCGGAGGTGGAGGCGTTGCGGCGGGCGTTGCGCCGGCTGGGGCCGGTGAACCCCGAGGCGGCCGCCGAATACGCCGCGCTCCAGGAGCGCCACGCCTTCCTGACCGCCCAGGTGGCGGATCTGGAAGCGGCGTCCGCCTCCCTGCGGCAGACCGTGGAAGCCCTGGATCAGCAGATGCAGCAGGCTTTTATGGAGACGTTCCGGGCGGTGGGCCGCGCCTTCCGGGAGACCTTCACCGCGCTGTTCGGCGGGGGAAACGCCCGCCTGGCCCTCACCCCAGCCGAGCGATGGGATGAAGCGGGGGTGGAGATCTACGTCCGCGTGCCCGGGAAACGAACCCAGAGCCTCATGATGCTCTCAGGAGGGGAGAAAGCGCTGACGGCCACCGCCCTCATCTTCGCCCTGCTGAGCGTCCGCCCTTCCCCCTTCGTGATCCTGGACGAGGCGGATGCCGCGCTGGATGAGGCCAACATCGGCCGCTTCCGGGAGATGATCCGCCGGCTGTCCGAGCGCACTCAGTTCATCCTCATCACCCACAACCGGGGCACCGTCGAGGTCGCGGACGTCCTGTATGGGGTCACCATGCGCCCCGATGGCACCTCCCAGGTCCTGAGCCTGCGCTTGGAGGAAGCGGAACGGGTGATGGCAACGCCGGCGAAGCCATGA
- a CDS encoding acyl-CoA thioesterase — MREELFPPDTPFRMAVPIEVRFRDLDAMGHVNNAVYFTYFEHARLHYLRRLAEVPPPLEPLGMIVAEATCQYRAPITLGMPLRVWIRVGEIRQRSFVFLYRIERCDTGQVMALGRSVQVAYDYARGVSVPIPEPWRERFRAFEEGQLELALSSPSRSDGGKDDHRGCP, encoded by the coding sequence ATGAGGGAGGAACTCTTCCCGCCGGACACTCCGTTCCGCATGGCGGTGCCCATCGAGGTCCGCTTTCGGGATCTGGACGCGATGGGGCATGTGAACAACGCGGTGTATTTCACATATTTCGAGCATGCGCGCTTGCACTACCTCCGCCGGCTGGCTGAGGTGCCTCCCCCGCTGGAGCCCCTGGGGATGATCGTGGCCGAGGCGACCTGTCAGTATCGGGCGCCCATCACCCTGGGGATGCCGCTCCGGGTCTGGATCCGGGTGGGGGAGATCCGTCAGCGCAGCTTCGTCTTCCTCTACCGGATCGAACGCTGCGACACCGGTCAGGTGATGGCCCTCGGCCGCTCGGTGCAGGTGGCTTACGACTACGCCCGCGGCGTCTCCGTCCCGATCCCGGAGCCGTGGCGGGAGCGCTTCCGCGCCTTCGAGGAAGGGCAGCTGGAGCTGGCCCTCTCTTCTCCCTCACGATCCGATGGGGGCAAGGATGATCATCGTGGATGCCCATGA
- a CDS encoding dipeptidase, whose protein sequence is MIIVDAHEDLAWNARSFGRDYTRSAHETRQREEGTEIPRLNGRCMLGLPEWLAGRVAVIFATVFVMPARHARSAMERTYRTPDEAYAEGMAQLDYYERLTETQPRFRWIRSRRDLEAVLETWREPLPEPDPRCIGIVCLMEGADPIRRPEEVEVWYERGVRIIGPAWSATRYAGGTGEPGPLTDEGRRLLKVMQDFPLILDLSHMAERSFFEALERYERPVIASHSNPQALVPGDRQLSDAMIRALAERDGVIGVVLSNRMLKKGWTRGDPKEAVTVWDVVRAIDYICQRVGDARHVGIGSDFDGGFGAEETPAEFDTVADLPKIADALRQAGFAEADVEAVMGGNWLRILRHGLE, encoded by the coding sequence ATGATCATCGTGGATGCCCATGAAGACCTGGCCTGGAACGCTCGCTCCTTCGGCCGGGATTACACCCGCTCGGCCCATGAGACGCGGCAGCGGGAGGAGGGGACGGAGATCCCCCGTCTGAACGGACGGTGCATGCTGGGCCTGCCGGAATGGCTGGCCGGGCGGGTGGCGGTGATCTTCGCCACCGTCTTCGTGATGCCGGCGCGCCACGCCCGCTCGGCGATGGAGCGAACCTACCGCACCCCCGATGAGGCCTACGCAGAGGGGATGGCCCAGCTGGATTACTATGAGCGCCTGACGGAGACCCAGCCTCGCTTCCGGTGGATCCGCTCCCGTCGGGACCTGGAGGCCGTGCTGGAAACGTGGCGGGAACCCCTCCCGGAGCCTGACCCGCGGTGCATCGGGATCGTCTGCCTGATGGAGGGGGCGGACCCCATCCGGCGCCCGGAGGAGGTGGAGGTCTGGTATGAGCGAGGGGTGCGGATCATCGGGCCGGCCTGGAGTGCCACGCGCTACGCCGGCGGCACCGGGGAGCCAGGCCCTCTGACCGATGAGGGACGCCGGCTGCTGAAGGTGATGCAGGATTTCCCCCTTATCTTGGACCTCAGCCACATGGCCGAGCGGAGCTTCTTCGAGGCCCTGGAGCGCTATGAGCGGCCGGTCATCGCCAGCCACTCCAACCCTCAAGCCCTGGTGCCCGGGGACCGCCAGCTCTCCGACGCGATGATCCGCGCCCTGGCCGAACGGGACGGGGTGATCGGAGTGGTTCTCAGCAATCGCATGCTCAAGAAGGGCTGGACCCGGGGGGATCCCAAGGAGGCGGTCACGGTTTGGGATGTGGTGCGGGCCATCGACTACATCTGCCAGCGGGTGGGGGACGCCCGTCACGTCGGGATCGGGAGCGATTTCGATGGCGGCTTCGGGGCGGAGGAGACCCCGGCGGAGTTCGACACGGTGGCGGATCTCCCGAAGATCGCCGATGCCCTGCGACAGGCCGGCTTCGCCGAGGCCGATGTGGAAGCGGTGATGGGCGGGAACTGGTTGCGCATCCTGCGCCACGGGCTGGAGTGA
- a CDS encoding tetratricopeptide repeat protein, with product MQEITLSQYSAEIERLLQDEAYDEAIAHCMHILKRYPKYQRAYRLLGQAYLEKGQDDAAMDLFARALSADPEDFLPRIGLSVIYERRGQIAEAAWQMERAYELLPYNEFIREELAKLYARRDGAPPEFLPLTRGALARLYARGHLYAAAIAELESLLQEAPQRADLRVLYLEVLWRDGRRLEAARVAQSLLQELPYCLKANLILGEFWMASGREAEARELFRRAAAVDPELTLVPDLLGPTASIQPAEVRIERLIYVPPTPAYARPAVEEGEIPEWLQALGLPLGEEVPTAPAAEEAPAALEALEAAPPETPQTPSPEPVAETLEWLRSIEVTPVEPEEEPLGAPEEVPPPELELPEWLQEEFSLPSEAPSWMEGPGEGEAGPSWMEGLFPPEMPAPVSEAPSEEAPPEIPWEAPGELPPAPEEPGEVPMERPGEEAAPEVAGLPPLPESLSPEEALAWLARIAEGKEEMLRAQAQQEAEARLAEILGRRPPEAPTPPLPTPPEEIPEAPITEAAPEAASAEEAALPDWLLALKPPEEEIAPALEEEERRFRELLEEAAAQPLEIPPEWQAAMGIFPEALPEAPSPEAAPLEAAPPEEIETPPLEGALPFPTPEIAPEAVGEAMPEDLQVEEVWEGKGLAPEAVETAPIWDLLAVDEGLPPAGKIPEPAPAVDPRWLERLHAVPVAETMAGALLGVLADYEARLKAQPRDHETRLAMARLLFNLGDTARAVREYQRLMRVAAMRERVIADLEQAVQLRPDESRLWQALGDAYQEAGKLQKALEAYRRALAHLGS from the coding sequence ATGCAGGAGATCACGCTTTCCCAGTATAGCGCGGAGATCGAACGCCTGCTCCAGGACGAAGCCTATGATGAGGCCATCGCCCACTGCATGCACATCCTGAAGCGCTACCCGAAATACCAGCGGGCCTACCGTCTGCTGGGCCAGGCTTACCTGGAGAAGGGCCAGGATGATGCGGCGATGGACCTCTTCGCCCGGGCCCTGAGCGCGGATCCGGAGGATTTCCTCCCCCGCATCGGCCTCAGCGTGATCTACGAGCGCCGTGGGCAAATCGCCGAGGCGGCCTGGCAGATGGAACGGGCCTATGAGCTGCTCCCTTACAACGAGTTCATCCGGGAGGAGCTGGCCAAACTCTACGCCCGCCGGGACGGAGCCCCCCCGGAGTTCCTGCCCCTCACCCGGGGCGCCCTCGCCCGCCTCTACGCCCGGGGCCATCTCTACGCCGCCGCCATCGCGGAGCTGGAGAGCCTGCTCCAGGAGGCGCCCCAGCGCGCCGACCTCCGCGTCCTTTACCTGGAGGTGCTGTGGCGGGATGGGCGGCGCCTCGAGGCCGCGCGGGTCGCGCAGAGCCTGCTCCAGGAGCTCCCCTATTGCCTGAAGGCCAACCTCATCCTGGGTGAGTTCTGGATGGCCAGTGGCCGCGAGGCGGAGGCCCGCGAGCTGTTCCGCCGCGCCGCCGCCGTAGACCCCGAGCTCACCCTGGTCCCGGATCTCCTCGGGCCGACGGCCTCGATCCAGCCGGCGGAGGTGCGGATCGAACGCCTGATCTATGTGCCTCCCACCCCGGCCTACGCCCGACCCGCTGTGGAGGAGGGCGAGATCCCCGAATGGCTCCAGGCCCTGGGCCTCCCATTGGGAGAGGAAGTCCCGACCGCACCCGCTGCCGAGGAAGCCCCAGCCGCGCTGGAAGCCCTGGAAGCCGCCCCACCGGAGACTCCCCAAACCCCATCCCCCGAGCCGGTGGCGGAGACCCTGGAATGGTTACGATCAATAGAGGTGACTCCGGTGGAGCCGGAGGAAGAACCTTTGGGGGCTCCGGAGGAAGTCCCGCCTCCGGAGCTGGAGTTGCCGGAATGGCTACAGGAGGAGTTCTCCCTCCCCTCCGAAGCGCCTTCGTGGATGGAAGGACCGGGGGAGGGGGAGGCTGGACCTTCATGGATGGAGGGTCTCTTCCCGCCGGAGATGCCCGCCCCAGTCTCTGAGGCCCCGAGTGAAGAGGCGCCGCCCGAGATCCCGTGGGAAGCCCCCGGGGAGCTCCCGCCGGCCCCGGAGGAACCGGGAGAGGTCCCGATGGAGAGGCCGGGCGAGGAGGCTGCGCCGGAGGTCGCCGGCCTGCCGCCGCTGCCGGAGTCGCTGAGCCCGGAGGAGGCCCTGGCCTGGCTGGCCCGGATCGCCGAGGGCAAGGAGGAGATGCTGCGGGCCCAGGCGCAACAGGAGGCGGAAGCCCGTCTGGCGGAGATCCTGGGCCGTCGGCCGCCGGAAGCTCCCACCCCCCCGCTTCCGACGCCGCCGGAGGAGATCCCCGAGGCTCCCATAACGGAAGCCGCTCCGGAGGCGGCGTCAGCCGAAGAGGCCGCGCTCCCGGACTGGCTGCTGGCCCTCAAGCCACCGGAGGAGGAGATCGCCCCGGCCCTCGAGGAGGAGGAACGCCGGTTCCGGGAGCTCCTGGAGGAGGCGGCCGCCCAGCCCCTGGAGATCCCGCCGGAGTGGCAGGCGGCGATGGGGATCTTCCCGGAGGCCCTTCCGGAGGCGCCATCTCCGGAAGCGGCCCCGCTCGAAGCAGCGCCTCCGGAGGAGATCGAGACGCCACCGCTGGAAGGCGCCCTCCCCTTCCCGACGCCGGAGATCGCCCCCGAAGCTGTCGGCGAGGCGATGCCGGAAGATCTTCAAGTCGAGGAAGTGTGGGAAGGGAAGGGACTAGCCCCGGAGGCCGTTGAGACGGCACCTATCTGGGATCTCCTGGCGGTGGATGAGGGCCTCCCGCCGGCTGGGAAGATCCCGGAGCCCGCCCCCGCTGTGGATCCCCGCTGGCTGGAGCGCCTGCACGCGGTGCCGGTCGCCGAGACCATGGCCGGCGCGCTGCTGGGGGTCCTGGCGGATTATGAGGCCCGCCTGAAGGCCCAGCCTCGGGATCACGAGACCCGCCTGGCAATGGCCCGGTTGCTCTTCAACTTGGGCGACACCGCCCGGGCCGTTCGGGAGTATCAACGACTGATGCGGGTGGCGGCGATGCGGGAGCGCGTGATCGCCGATCTGGAGCAGGCAGTGCAGCTGCGCCCCGACGAATCCCGCCTGTGGCAGGCCTTGGGGGATGCCTACCAGGAGGCCGGGAAGCTGCAGAAGGCCCTGGAGGCCTATCGCCGGGCTCTGGCCCACCTGGGTTCGTGA